One genomic region from bacterium encodes:
- a CDS encoding DUF5009 domain-containing protein, with protein MDKAEGQSGRLLSLDALRGFDMVWIAGGEWLIAALSAWTGWPFFVWAHGQMEHVEWNGFHFYDMIFPLFLFIAGVSMSFSLAKRLERGDSMKSIYRHLVTRLFLLVLLGAIYNGLLRFDFAHQRYASVLARIGFGWFFAALIFLHTRPRGQAFWLAGILLGYWAIMKLIPVPGYGAGVLTQEGSLVAYLDRMFCPGVLYLGNHDPEGILSTIPAVGTALLGVLTGQLLRGKICDLAPLHKGGVLFAAGLAGLAIGRLWNLVFPINKNLWTSSFVLYAGGWSLILLALFYLIIDVWGYKKWAFPFVVIGLNSITIYMLNSGIVNFDQMGRYFFTGVAGLFPEIVQPVIFSSAALLCTWLVLYLFYKHKIFLRV; from the coding sequence ATGGACAAAGCAGAAGGACAATCCGGGCGCCTGCTCTCTCTGGACGCCCTGCGGGGATTCGACATGGTCTGGATCGCCGGCGGCGAGTGGCTTATCGCCGCACTGTCCGCCTGGACCGGCTGGCCGTTCTTCGTCTGGGCGCACGGGCAAATGGAGCATGTCGAATGGAATGGTTTTCATTTTTATGACATGATCTTCCCGCTCTTTCTCTTCATCGCCGGCGTCTCCATGTCCTTTTCGCTCGCCAAACGCCTGGAGCGGGGCGACAGCATGAAGAGTATTTATCGCCACCTTGTTACACGGCTTTTTCTGTTGGTTCTCCTGGGTGCAATCTATAACGGTCTGTTGCGCTTCGATTTTGCTCATCAGCGCTATGCCAGTGTTCTAGCACGCATCGGCTTCGGCTGGTTCTTCGCCGCGCTCATCTTTTTGCATACCAGGCCCAGGGGGCAGGCCTTCTGGCTGGCCGGAATCTTGCTCGGCTATTGGGCGATCATGAAGCTGATTCCGGTGCCAGGATACGGCGCCGGCGTTTTGACCCAAGAGGGGAGCCTGGTGGCCTACCTCGACCGGATGTTCTGCCCGGGCGTGCTCTATTTGGGCAATCATGATCCGGAAGGGATCCTTTCGACCATACCCGCCGTCGGCACTGCGCTGCTCGGCGTCCTCACCGGGCAACTGCTGCGCGGAAAGATTTGCGATCTGGCCCCGCTGCACAAGGGAGGGGTCCTTTTCGCCGCAGGTCTGGCGGGACTGGCGATTGGCCGGCTCTGGAATCTTGTTTTCCCGATCAACAAGAATCTCTGGACCAGCTCATTTGTCCTCTATGCCGGAGGGTGGAGCCTGATCCTGCTAGCACTTTTTTACCTGATCATCGATGTTTGGGGTTACAAGAAATGGGCGTTCCCCTTCGTGGTCATCGGGCTCAACTCCATCACGATCTATATGCTCAACTCGGGGATTGTTAATTTCGACCAGATGGGGCGTTACTTTTTCACCGGCGTCGCGGGGCTGTTCCCGGAGATAGTCCAGCCGGTCATCTTCAGTTCGGCGGCTCTGCTCTGCACATGGCTGGTGCTCTATCTGTTCTACAAGCACAAGATTTTCCTACGTGTCTGA
- a CDS encoding carbohydrate-binding family 9-like protein — MKSTTQPSLPILHCPKIEAPPRLTGSIDDPVWQKAAKIDLVEAVSGRPGRWATSVRVAWSECFLHVAFACQDDYVWGTILEHDGPIYDQECVEIFLNPSGCRHQYFEINLSPKNVVFDACILNHRTEERPEAPFIGLPAWEAEGLRTAVAVQGIADRPGLASGWSAEYALPFAALCGAAHQPPQPGDLWRINFYRIDSPRLGVQELYAWSPVLLGTFHRPWRFGYLRFDA; from the coding sequence ATGAAGAGCACAACACAACCCTCCCTGCCCATCCTGCACTGCCCGAAGATCGAAGCGCCGCCCCGGCTGACCGGCAGCATCGATGACCCGGTGTGGCAAAAAGCTGCCAAGATCGACCTTGTCGAGGCAGTCAGCGGCCGGCCCGGCCGCTGGGCTACCTCCGTCCGCGTCGCCTGGAGCGAGTGCTTTCTCCATGTCGCCTTTGCATGTCAGGATGATTATGTCTGGGGAACCATCCTGGAGCATGACGGTCCCATTTATGACCAGGAGTGCGTAGAGATCTTTCTCAATCCCTCCGGATGTCGCCATCAATACTTCGAGATCAATCTCAGCCCGAAAAATGTGGTCTTTGACGCCTGCATCCTCAACCACCGCACAGAAGAGCGGCCGGAGGCTCCTTTCATCGGCTTGCCCGCCTGGGAAGCGGAGGGCTTGCGCACTGCCGTCGCTGTCCAGGGCATTGCTGACCGCCCCGGTCTGGCCTCCGGGTGGTCCGCCGAGTATGCTCTTCCCTTCGCTGCCCTCTGCGGCGCGGCCCATCAGCCGCCGCAGCCCGGCGATCTCTGGCGGATCAATTTTTACCGGATCGATTCGCCCCGCCTGGGAGTTCAGGAGCTCTACGCCTGGAGTCCCGTTCTGCTCGGCACCTTTCACCGGCCCTGGCGCTTCGGCTATCTCCGGTTTGATGCATGA
- a CDS encoding M1 family metallopeptidase translates to MISFRRIPQRVILAGALLGSAAAAQPVLFPQPQSPRIANYDIEVRLDAATHQLYGRETLHWRNTAAVPLSELQFHLYLNGFRNNRSTYMRESGGRGGGKTADRTAWGFIEVDSLTSSGGENWLPLTSFIQPDDGNAEDKSVLRLRLPRPLPPAESITLQIAFTAQLPSPPISRTGIKEEFVMAGQWFPKIGVCENGVWNCHQFHANSEFYADFGVYNVAITVPHGHIVGATGLCYATEDHPDGTVTHRFHAEDVHDFAWTASPDFVVFSGKSQDVEISALIQRDHVSQGQRYLQAAATAVAWFQDQYGDYPYPNLTVVDPRRGALGAGGMEYPTLITAWGAYGMPAGLHALEMVIMHEFGHNFWYHLVASNEFEEAWLDEGINTFSEIEILADTFGEAGSMINLWGLQLNDIQLQRLGYIADPAIDPILLPSWQYSSGSAYGAMSYNKPGLVLLTLQNYLGRDTMNRILRTWFDRWKFKHPRTADFIAVANEVSGQNLDWFFNQALHTTAVLDYSIGRVSSNPVKKGRGFDWDLQIHRKAAAADSGTSATKQDSNMRAADASADLAKADADGEKPSKLYETRVDVRRQGDFIFPVEVRLVFAGGDTVWERWDGQARWKRFILTRPARLVSATVDPENKIPLDIQITNNSRTTDVQSAGLNALTARLLFWTQALFDMPQALNLLTALSVNL, encoded by the coding sequence ATGATCTCATTTCGCCGCATCCCGCAGAGGGTGATCCTGGCGGGCGCGCTGCTCGGTTCGGCAGCAGCCGCCCAGCCTGTTCTCTTTCCGCAGCCCCAAAGCCCTCGCATTGCCAACTATGACATCGAGGTCCGTCTCGATGCCGCCACCCATCAACTGTACGGCCGCGAAACCCTGCACTGGCGCAATACCGCGGCGGTGCCCCTCTCCGAGCTGCAATTCCATCTCTACCTGAATGGATTCCGCAACAACCGGTCGACCTATATGCGGGAATCAGGCGGTCGCGGCGGCGGCAAAACGGCCGATCGCACCGCATGGGGATTTATCGAAGTGGATTCGCTGACCAGCAGCGGGGGAGAGAACTGGCTGCCCCTGACCTCCTTTATCCAGCCCGATGACGGCAACGCCGAAGACAAGAGTGTCCTCCGGCTCCGCCTGCCCCGGCCCCTGCCTCCGGCGGAGAGCATCACACTGCAGATCGCCTTCACCGCCCAGCTTCCCTCGCCGCCGATTTCGCGCACCGGCATCAAGGAAGAATTCGTCATGGCCGGCCAGTGGTTTCCCAAGATCGGCGTCTGCGAAAATGGGGTATGGAACTGCCACCAGTTTCATGCCAACTCGGAATTCTATGCCGATTTCGGGGTCTATAACGTCGCGATCACCGTGCCGCACGGCCACATCGTCGGCGCCACCGGCCTGTGTTATGCCACCGAGGACCATCCCGACGGAACCGTCACCCACCGCTTCCATGCCGAGGACGTCCATGATTTCGCCTGGACCGCCAGTCCCGATTTTGTCGTCTTCTCCGGAAAAAGCCAGGATGTCGAGATCAGCGCCCTGATCCAGCGGGATCATGTCAGCCAGGGCCAGCGATATCTCCAGGCGGCTGCGACCGCCGTTGCCTGGTTCCAGGATCAGTATGGTGATTATCCCTATCCCAATCTCACCGTGGTCGATCCCCGCCGCGGGGCGCTGGGCGCCGGCGGGATGGAATATCCCACCCTGATCACCGCCTGGGGCGCCTATGGCATGCCGGCGGGCCTCCACGCTCTCGAAATGGTGATCATGCACGAATTCGGCCACAACTTCTGGTATCACCTGGTCGCCTCGAACGAATTCGAAGAGGCCTGGCTGGATGAGGGGATCAACACCTTCAGCGAAATCGAAATTCTCGCTGATACCTTCGGCGAGGCGGGCAGCATGATCAACCTCTGGGGCCTTCAGCTCAACGATATCCAGCTGCAGCGGCTGGGCTATATCGCCGACCCCGCGATCGATCCCATCCTGCTGCCATCGTGGCAGTATTCTTCCGGCAGCGCGTATGGTGCGATGTCCTACAACAAGCCGGGCCTGGTCCTGCTCACCCTGCAAAATTATCTCGGCCGTGATACCATGAATCGGATCCTGCGCACCTGGTTCGACCGCTGGAAGTTCAAACATCCCCGCACAGCCGATTTCATCGCCGTGGCCAATGAGGTTTCGGGGCAGAATCTCGACTGGTTTTTCAATCAGGCTCTACACACCACCGCCGTGCTCGATTACAGTATCGGCCGCGTCAGCAGCAATCCGGTGAAAAAAGGCCGGGGATTCGATTGGGATCTCCAGATCCACCGCAAAGCCGCGGCAGCGGACAGCGGGACTAGCGCCACGAAGCAGGATTCGAACATGCGCGCCGCAGACGCTTCCGCCGACCTTGCAAAGGCGGACGCTGACGGAGAAAAGCCCAGCAAGCTATACGAAACCCGGGTGGACGTACGCCGCCAGGGCGATTTCATTTTCCCGGTTGAGGTACGGCTGGTCTTCGCCGGTGGTGATACCGTTTGGGAGCGTTGGGACGGACAGGCACGCTGGAAACGCTTCATCCTCACCCGTCCAGCCCGGCTGGTCTCGGCCACGGTCGATCCGGAGAATAAAATCCCCCTCGATATTCAGATCACCAACAACAGCCGCACAACCGATGTGCAAAGTGCCGGGCTCAACGCGCTGACCGCGCGTCTGCTCTTCTGGACGCAGGCCCTGTTCGATATGCCGCAGGCACTCAACCTACTCACTGCCCTCTCCGTAAACCTCTAA
- a CDS encoding RsmB/NOP family class I SAM-dependent RNA methyltransferase: protein MTPGPDLSALILEACTAILEGGRRADAALQYCFREHRTLTLPARNEVATAVYDIVRRARWLAALESGDPAAPPAVSPTLHATWRLWRGERTAATPADREVLERAGRFAALRPLRESLPDWLDALGLHERGDRWEPLLAALNQPAVPVLRVNTLKTRLDQVVAAVAAHGAACRRVEFAPDALAIEGFAPVFAWEEYKKGWFELQDAASQAVALFLEVKPGMRVVDGCAGNGGKSLHLASLMGNRGRIIALDIAGDKLAALEHRARRAGATNIETRIITSTKVIKRLAGSADRVLLDVPCSGSGVWRRNPDARWRLHSEDLTRLLAEQQHILGYYSKLLRPGGRLVYATCSLFPCEGEQQVAAFLAATSGAFALAAEKRLDPDLHGFDGFYMAALERC, encoded by the coding sequence ATGACCCCGGGGCCCGACCTTTCCGCCCTCATTCTGGAAGCATGCACTGCCATTCTCGAGGGCGGCCGCCGCGCCGATGCCGCCCTGCAATATTGCTTCCGTGAGCACCGGACCCTGACCCTCCCGGCGCGAAACGAGGTGGCTACGGCCGTCTATGATATCGTCCGCCGCGCGCGCTGGCTCGCTGCGCTCGAAAGCGGCGATCCGGCGGCACCGCCCGCGGTCTCGCCGACTCTTCATGCCACCTGGCGGCTCTGGCGCGGGGAGCGTACGGCGGCAACGCCTGCCGACCGGGAGGTACTGGAACGCGCCGGCCGCTTCGCTGCCCTCCGCCCGCTGCGGGAATCCCTGCCGGACTGGCTCGATGCCCTGGGACTGCACGAGCGAGGCGACCGCTGGGAGCCCCTGCTCGCCGCGCTCAACCAGCCGGCGGTGCCGGTTTTGCGTGTCAACACCCTGAAAACGAGACTGGATCAGGTGGTCGCAGCGGTCGCAGCTCATGGCGCCGCCTGCCGCCGGGTGGAATTTGCGCCCGACGCTCTGGCCATCGAGGGCTTTGCACCGGTGTTTGCGTGGGAGGAGTATAAAAAAGGGTGGTTTGAGCTGCAGGATGCCGCCTCACAAGCGGTCGCGTTATTCCTCGAGGTCAAGCCGGGAATGCGGGTGGTCGATGGCTGCGCCGGTAACGGCGGCAAGAGCCTGCACCTGGCTTCGCTGATGGGCAACCGTGGCCGGATCATCGCTCTCGATATCGCGGGGGACAAGCTGGCAGCGCTCGAACACCGCGCCCGCCGGGCCGGCGCTACCAATATCGAGACGCGCATCATCACTTCGACCAAGGTCATCAAACGGCTCGCCGGCTCGGCCGACCGGGTACTCCTCGATGTCCCCTGCTCAGGTTCGGGGGTCTGGCGCCGCAATCCCGATGCCCGCTGGCGGCTTCATTCCGAAGATCTGACGCGCTTGCTCGCTGAACAGCAGCACATTCTCGGCTACTACAGCAAACTGCTACGGCCGGGCGGGCGCCTGGTCTATGCTACCTGCAGCCTCTTCCCCTGTGAAGGCGAGCAGCAAGTGGCTGCCTTCCTCGCCGCTACGTCCGGCGCCTTTGCCCTGGCCGCCGAGAAGCGCCTAGATCCGGATCTGCACGGCTTTGACGGTTTTTATATGGCCGCACTCGAACGCTGCTAG
- a CDS encoding T9SS type A sorting domain-containing protein, with product MSRWNARPIRWLLFLVFNPLVAQETIVHIHPAAAEVTVTIAPQAHVDYGFSYPLTFILNLSSPQSGLSAWYRYRQGDPWMRLPEKQSGVFFNGIAAVRFDEAAATALVSAGFSAVSDSLMLRITSATEEAVPVTCSGISPYYDNRAMAVALSADDMAGWSKDKFQRALYILRSYNLWVSCGINSVGADRATYTYIQAELDSGWVEAACHSRSHPSLPYKNYVAEVSGNREDILKNLQLPELFTSGSREYVYLWIAPNGRTDRIVDSLLTVNRFLFDRLYTSNFFGWPAWNATLQMFTNAGVARAFDPPASQLGWGIGTNDLNDLNGAFDKALVGHSVYHLMFHPNVVEWDKPYPWQHLAHISNRPDVWYAAVGHLFLYHLAQSACHIEAAVTAEAATAPAEYILSQNYPNPFNPETTISYETATAGAVTLTVYNSRGQLVARLIDGPQTAGSHRVVWHAGSHPAGIYFCQLRWEGGMATSKMVLVH from the coding sequence ATGTCCCGTTGGAACGCGCGCCCCATTCGCTGGCTCCTATTTCTCGTTTTTAATCCCCTTGTGGCCCAAGAGACGATTGTACACATCCATCCTGCTGCAGCGGAGGTGACCGTTACCATAGCCCCGCAGGCGCATGTCGATTATGGATTCAGCTATCCCCTGACGTTTATCCTCAATCTCTCTTCCCCACAGAGCGGCCTGAGTGCCTGGTACCGCTATCGCCAAGGTGATCCCTGGATGCGGCTGCCCGAAAAGCAGAGCGGTGTTTTTTTCAACGGGATCGCTGCTGTCCGTTTTGACGAGGCGGCAGCGACGGCGCTGGTATCGGCAGGATTCTCCGCTGTGAGCGACTCGCTGATGCTCCGAATAACCAGCGCTACGGAGGAGGCCGTGCCTGTGACCTGCAGCGGGATATCCCCCTATTACGACAACCGCGCCATGGCGGTGGCCCTGAGCGCCGATGACATGGCCGGCTGGAGCAAAGACAAGTTCCAGCGCGCATTGTATATCCTGCGCTCGTATAACCTTTGGGTCAGCTGCGGCATCAACTCAGTGGGTGCGGATCGTGCCACCTACACCTACATTCAGGCTGAACTCGATTCGGGATGGGTCGAGGCCGCTTGCCATTCCCGAAGTCATCCCTCCTTGCCCTACAAGAACTATGTTGCGGAAGTCAGCGGCAACAGGGAGGATATCCTCAAGAATCTGCAGCTCCCGGAGCTTTTCACTTCAGGATCGCGTGAGTATGTTTATCTCTGGATTGCCCCGAACGGACGCACCGACCGGATTGTGGACTCGCTACTGACCGTCAACCGGTTTCTTTTTGACCGGCTCTACACCAGCAATTTTTTCGGCTGGCCGGCATGGAATGCAACTCTGCAGATGTTCACCAACGCCGGGGTTGCCCGCGCCTTTGATCCGCCCGCCTCCCAACTGGGCTGGGGTATCGGCACCAATGACCTCAATGACCTCAACGGCGCCTTCGACAAGGCGCTGGTCGGTCACAGCGTCTATCATCTCATGTTCCACCCCAATGTGGTGGAATGGGACAAGCCCTATCCCTGGCAGCACCTGGCTCATATCAGCAACCGCCCCGACGTATGGTATGCGGCCGTCGGTCATCTGTTCCTCTACCATCTAGCGCAAAGCGCCTGCCACATCGAGGCGGCGGTAACAGCGGAAGCGGCGACCGCGCCGGCGGAATATATACTGAGCCAGAATTATCCCAATCCCTTTAATCCCGAAACGACGATCTCTTACGAGACGGCTACAGCGGGCGCGGTGACCCTGACGGTTTATAACAGCCGCGGACAGTTAGTCGCCCGGCTCATTGATGGCCCCCAGACGGCTGGATCCCACCGGGTTGTCTGGCACGCAGGATCCCATCCGGCAGGTATTTATTTCTGCCAGCTGCGCTGGGAAGGGGGTATGGCGACCAGCAAAATGGTGCTCGTACATTGA
- a CDS encoding S8 family serine peptidase encodes MIGLKRFRPLLVLLMMAGLCTLRLQPAAALQTAATGKALPGVVALALKEPLSGAATLSRTGSKSLDAALQALQIQVLEPVAPALGRRLQKSIHRTRVDNLYYAFFPGGRPPQEVARELARDPAVEFAEARYEYQLTAVPNDPLTGKQYYLNKTRLPQAWDLCKGEQGSVVIAIIDGGTDISHPDLAGNLWTNPGEIPGNGRDDDGNGFIDDLHGWNFTTHTADPNSLFSGTTYSSHGTHTAGAACAVANNRIGIAGTSWNARLMALNAGSRTADDKIDPLSIDQAIIYATANGANILSCSFSGAYSEVNWRLIRFATEQGMVVVAAAGNSATLANEVYPASYPGVLAVAAIDSSDIKAYFSNYGTTVDVSAPGVGIWSTVAGGGYEGPLWQGTSMSTPIAAGVVALVMTQHPEWSGLQAAEQVRITADKIDSKNPAYAGQLGHGRINAWRALSESWPALRLTGIEFADQDGDSLIKPGETVALSLTLTNYLAAAQNISLKLSESSPYVTLSRSTATLAALSTGESITLRNAFTFEVARTAPSDHTILFTLNLSEGEYNDADHFSLTVLPSFADIGINNIYTTVTSIGRIGSANPNSSGTGIGLLYKSGSSLLFEGALIAGTAADRIVNAARGILDFNNSQVNDADFTSSEGGDVRIATPGALLDQESSAIFDDRTTARPLNIRITQQTFASREERYADNLLFRYTVHNLNAQPLENFHLGIFCDWDMDATSYATNVADLDAGRRMGFAYDAGTGPKTHVGVMLLSDGGFSYRAIMNDNADPLNPSWALHDGFTDAEKWQAISGGLVQTKVGPADISMVIGSGPHTIAANGDLTIDFAFLAADDLATLKADADSARALWRSLFTTGIGPTPGPLYPAQWTLEANYPNPFNAGTTIRYALPAAAPVRLELFDCSGRLVRLLVDATQTAGSHEIQWDGRDQEGRLAASGTYFYRLRSGGRESIRKLLLLR; translated from the coding sequence ATGATCGGTTTGAAAAGATTTCGTCCTCTCCTTGTTTTGCTCATGATGGCCGGCCTCTGTACGTTGAGGCTGCAGCCGGCCGCTGCCCTGCAAACGGCTGCTACGGGGAAAGCTTTGCCCGGCGTGGTCGCCCTCGCCTTGAAGGAACCGCTCTCCGGTGCGGCCACATTGAGCCGGACCGGTTCAAAAAGCCTCGACGCAGCACTGCAGGCCCTGCAGATCCAGGTTCTCGAACCGGTCGCCCCGGCGCTCGGACGCAGACTGCAAAAGAGTATTCATCGCACTCGCGTTGACAATCTCTATTATGCTTTTTTTCCCGGCGGCCGTCCGCCGCAAGAGGTGGCGCGCGAACTCGCCCGCGATCCGGCAGTGGAGTTTGCCGAAGCCCGCTATGAATACCAGTTGACCGCCGTGCCGAACGACCCCCTGACCGGCAAGCAGTATTACCTCAACAAGACCAGACTTCCTCAGGCCTGGGATCTTTGCAAGGGAGAACAGGGATCGGTCGTCATCGCAATCATCGACGGAGGCACCGATATCTCCCACCCCGATCTGGCGGGTAATCTCTGGACCAATCCCGGCGAGATCCCCGGCAACGGCCGGGATGACGACGGAAACGGCTTTATCGATGACCTGCACGGCTGGAATTTCACCACCCATACCGCCGATCCCAACAGCCTCTTTTCTGGAACCACCTACAGCAGCCACGGTACGCACACCGCGGGAGCCGCGTGCGCGGTCGCGAACAACCGAATCGGCATCGCCGGCACCAGCTGGAATGCCCGGCTGATGGCGCTCAACGCCGGTTCCCGGACCGCAGATGACAAGATCGATCCCCTCAGTATCGACCAGGCGATTATCTACGCCACGGCGAACGGCGCCAACATCCTCAGCTGCAGCTTCAGCGGCGCCTACTCGGAGGTCAACTGGCGGCTGATCCGATTCGCCACCGAACAGGGCATGGTGGTAGTCGCTGCAGCCGGCAACAGCGCAACCCTCGCCAATGAGGTCTATCCGGCCAGTTATCCGGGAGTACTCGCGGTCGCGGCGATCGACAGTTCCGACATCAAGGCCTATTTTTCCAATTATGGCACTACGGTCGATGTCTCGGCTCCGGGCGTCGGGATCTGGAGCACGGTCGCCGGCGGCGGCTATGAAGGCCCCTTGTGGCAGGGCACCTCGATGTCGACGCCGATCGCCGCAGGGGTGGTCGCTCTGGTGATGACCCAACACCCGGAGTGGAGCGGTCTGCAGGCTGCCGAACAGGTGCGCATAACCGCGGACAAAATCGACAGCAAGAACCCGGCTTATGCCGGCCAGCTCGGGCATGGTCGAATCAATGCCTGGCGCGCCCTGAGCGAGTCCTGGCCCGCCCTGCGCCTCACCGGAATTGAATTTGCCGATCAGGATGGCGACAGCCTGATCAAGCCCGGCGAGACGGTCGCTCTGAGCCTGACCCTGACCAACTATCTGGCGGCAGCGCAAAACATCTCATTGAAATTGAGTGAATCCAGCCCTTACGTCACCCTCTCCCGTAGCACGGCCACCCTCGCCGCCCTCTCCACCGGCGAGAGCATCACCCTGCGCAACGCCTTCACCTTCGAGGTGGCCAGGACCGCGCCCAGCGACCATACGATCCTCTTCACCCTGAACCTGAGCGAGGGGGAGTACAACGATGCCGATCATTTCAGCCTGACTGTACTGCCCTCTTTTGCCGACATCGGCATCAATAACATCTATACCACCGTGACCAGCATCGGCCGGATCGGCAGCGCCAATCCCAATAGCAGCGGCACCGGGATCGGGCTCCTCTATAAATCGGGAAGCAGCCTTCTATTCGAAGGCGCGCTCATCGCCGGGACCGCGGCCGACCGCATTGTCAACGCGGCGCGCGGAATCCTCGATTTCAACAACAGTCAGGTCAATGATGCCGATTTTACCAGCTCGGAAGGCGGCGATGTACGAATCGCGACGCCGGGCGCTCTGCTCGATCAGGAGAGCAGCGCCATCTTCGACGACCGCACCACTGCCAGGCCCCTCAACATCCGCATTACCCAGCAGACCTTCGCCAGCCGGGAGGAGCGCTATGCCGACAATCTCCTGTTCCGCTATACGGTGCATAATCTCAATGCCCAGCCCCTCGAAAACTTCCACCTGGGCATCTTTTGCGACTGGGACATGGACGCCACCAGCTATGCCACCAATGTGGCCGACCTGGATGCCGGACGCCGCATGGGATTCGCCTATGATGCCGGCACGGGGCCGAAAACCCATGTCGGCGTGATGCTCTTGAGTGACGGCGGCTTTTCCTATCGCGCCATTATGAATGATAATGCCGATCCCCTCAATCCGAGTTGGGCCTTGCACGACGGCTTTACCGATGCCGAAAAATGGCAGGCGATCAGCGGCGGACTGGTACAGACCAAGGTCGGACCGGCCGACATCTCGATGGTCATCGGCTCCGGGCCGCATACCATCGCCGCCAACGGTGACCTTACCATCGACTTTGCCTTCCTCGCTGCTGACGATCTCGCCACCCTGAAGGCCGATGCCGACAGCGCCCGAGCACTCTGGCGTTCCCTCTTCACGACCGGTATCGGTCCGACGCCCGGTCCGCTTTATCCGGCGCAATGGACTCTGGAGGCCAATTACCCCAATCCCTTCAACGCCGGGACGACGATCCGCTACGCTCTGCCGGCCGCCGCTCCGGTCCGTCTGGAACTCTTTGATTGCTCGGGCCGGCTGGTGCGCTTGCTGGTCGATGCGACGCAGACCGCCGGTTCGCATGAGATCCAGTGGGACGGGCGGGACCAGGAGGGCCGGCTGGCGGCCAGCGGAACCTATTTTTACCGCCTGCGCAGCGGCGGCCGGGAGTCGATCCGCAAACTGCTGCTGCTGCGATAA